One uncultured Campylobacter sp. genomic window, ATCCGGCGCGCTATTAGCCAAAGCTACCACGTCGCAAGCCGCGGTAGAGCTTGCTTCCAAAAGGACGCTGTATGAGATACCGCCGCAGTTAAGGGCGTGCGCGGATAAAATTTTAGCGGGGAAAAATTCCGCGAGTAAAATTTCAATGGCAGATAGAATTTCAGCGGCAAGCAAAGCCGCGTCCGAGCAAGACCGCTCTCAAAACGCCGCGGCGAATGAAAATTTGCCTAGCGATAACGAGCAGTGAAATTTAGCGAGCATAAAATTTAAAGGACTACGATGAAAATTTTAGCTTTATTTTTAGCGATTTTGGGACTTGCGAGCGCGCTTGAAGTAAGCGATCTGGTGCTTAAGACCGACAATATCGGCGGCAAATTTAGCGAAACGCTCAGCATCGAGGGCTTTGCCGAGCCCGTGCGAAGCAGCGGCGAGTTTAAAATCAAAGGCGGCGAGCTGTTTTGGACGACGCTAAAGCCGGTGCGAAGCGAGCTAAAAATCAGCGCGGACGGCGTTTTTGAGCGCAGCGGCGCGGCGTGGGTCAAAAGCGCCGATTCGCTTTTTGATAAGGACACCTTTTTGGCGATCTCACGCCTGGACGTAGCGCGGCTTAGCAAAAATTTCTCGATCGCGCTAAGCGGCAGCAAAAATGCGTGGCGCGCCGAGCTAAACCCAAAAG contains:
- a CDS encoding outer membrane lipoprotein carrier protein LolA: MKILALFLAILGLASALEVSDLVLKTDNIGGKFSETLSIEGFAEPVRSSGEFKIKGGELFWTTLKPVRSELKISADGVFERSGAAWVKSADSLFDKDTFLAISRLDVARLSKNFSIALSGSKNAWRAELNPKGMLQNIFKNIVIEGGAYVRVLRISSANGDVSENVFSGVVSLDE